Genomic DNA from Paenibacillus donghaensis:
CCTGGGACGAAACGGTAGCGATCTCGCGTTTCAGGAGATCGTTCAGGAAACGCAAGTATACAGGCAGTCTGCGGACCACCGCCTCTGATATTTTATCCGATTTCATGTGTTCTCCTCCTAAATTATATTGGGTACAACAGTTAAACGTTAGGAGTAGTGCGGCGTCAGCTGACGCCGCCTTCCTCCAGCCACTCGGCGATGCGGGGAACCATCTGATCTGTCCGCATATGCTCCATCTTCGGGCCGGGCAGTGAATATAAGAAATACTTGCCATAATAGGACTCAATGACTCTCGTATCATAAACAATGACAATGCCGCGGTCCTGTGCGGTCCGCACAAGTCTGCCGAAACCCTGCTTGAAGCGGATAACCGCCTGGGGAACGGACAGCTTCATAAACGGGTTCTTCTTCTGGGCCTGCAGCAGCTCCGCTTTGGCTTCAGCAAGCGGATGATTGGGCGGCTGGAAGGGCAACCTTACGATGGCCAGACAAGTCAGCGCCTCTCCGGGAATATCCACGCCTTCCCAGAAGCTGCTGGTGCCCAGCAGCACCGAAGCCGAGCTGTCCTGGAAACGGCGGATCAGCTTGCTGCGGCTGCCACCCTCCACGCCTTGCCCCAGTACACTGATCTCCTTGGAGGCCAGCGCCTCCTTCAGCGGATCATACACCTGACGCAGCATCCGGTAGGAGGTGAACAAGACCATCATCCGCCCTCTGGTAGCTTCTGCCGCTTCAGCCAGCGACTGTACCAGGGTATTCACGAAGCGCGCGTCTCCCACGCTGCCCTTGACGCTTGGGAAGTCACGCGGAATAACCAGCAAGGCCTGCTCGCGGTACTTAAACGGCGAAGGCAGCAGCACGGTCTTCAGGCGTCCTTCCTCTGCCGTCTCGTTCAGACCCAGATTATCGATCATGAACTGGAACGATTTGTCCACCGACAAGGTGGCAGAAGTCAGCACGATGCTCTTCTTCTTATCGAAGAACAGCTCCTTCAGCTGGGAGCTGACGTCTACAGGCACAGCGTACATCTGCAAGGATTTGCTGCGGTAGTTTCCGTTCGCTTCCAGCCAGTAGACGATGTTGTCATCGTTCAGCCCCATGAAGAAACGCACCTGCTCCCGGATTCCAGCCAGATCCTTGAACAACCCGCTGATATCCGTGACCAGCCCGTCGGCAGAGGACTGCCCCTCCTGCTCGCGCATGTCGCTGAGCATCTTGTCACCCTTGCGGATGATGTCACTGAGGGCAAGGTACATGCCGTTCTCCAGCTTCGTCAGCTCATCCCAGTCATTCGGTTTGCTGCCAGGCACCAGGCGAAGCACCAGCTGACCGGCTTCCCCTGCTCCCGCATCGCTGCGTTCAGGCAGCAGCGCAAACAGCTTCTCGCTCAGTGTATCCCAGCTCTCCTTAACGGTAAGCAGATCAGGATACAGTGTGTCTATCGTCAGGCTCCATTCCGAAGCCTGTTCTGAGCCGGAGGACTGCAGAATTTGGCGCAGCGCCGGAAGCTGGCCGTTCTTGCTATCTTTGTAGAGCCGCAAGAGGGTGTGCTGCACGGTGAAATGCTTCATATGCATGCCGAGATGTTTACCTGCCACGTCCTCCAGATGATGTGCCTCGTCTATAACCAGATGCTCATAGGCGGGAAGAAGCTGGTGCCCTGCTTTCACATCGGCAAACAGCTTGGAGTGATTAGTGACCACCACATCGGCAATGCCGGCCTCGTGTTTGGCCCGGTGATAATAACATTTGCGGAACCATGGGCAGGAACGGCCCTGGCAGGAATCCGTATCGCTGGCAACCGTCTCCCAGAAATCCCCGCCCCGGCCGCTGAGGTTAAGCTCCTCGTCGTCACCCGACTCGGTCTGGGTCAACCAGACCATCATCTGAGCCGCGATCAGCGCATCTTCTCTTGGACTGACGAAATCTCTTTTGTTTATTCTATGTTCAAACTTGCGAAGACACAAATAATGGCCTCTTCCCTTAAACACCGCAGCCTTGAACGGAAACGGGACCACCTGCGTCAACAGGGGGATATCCCGTTCGCGCAATTGATCCTGCAGATTGATGGTATGGGTGCTGACCATCACCTTCTCCCCGCTGCGCACGCTCTGATAGATGGCAGGCAGCAGATAGCCCAGCGACTTGCCGGTTCCGGTTCCTGCCTCGATCAGCATATGCTTGTCTTCCGCCAGGGCCGCCATCACCTCGGCAATCATGATATCCTGGGCTTCGCGGCTCTCATAATGCGGCAGGGTTTCCTTAAGAAGCCGGGTCACCTCTTCCATATATTCTGTGAAGGAGAGCTTCAGCAGCGGATTGGGGTCGCTCTCGGCTCTCGGTGGTGCAAGCTCCGCCCAGTCGCCAACAGCCAGCGCCAACTGACGGTAGAAGGTCAGTCCATTCTCGGGCTGGAAGGTCTCCATCTCCCGCTCATGCAGCAGTCCGTCGAAATACCAGCCCAGATCACTGTCCTGCCCGCTAAGCAGCTCGCTGATTCTCTGAATCGTCAGTAGGGGAAGCTCATACAGCTCCTCAATGCATTTCAGCAGGATCAGCGCAGTAGCCAGCGCGTCACTGTCCGCCTGGTGCGGACGCTCATGCTCCACGCCGAAGTTCGCGCTGACCGCGCCAAGCTGATAGGAGGTCAGGGAAGGGAAGCAAATCTTCAGGAAATCTATCGTATCTAAAATCCGCCCCTGAAACGGCAAATACCCGCAGCGGTCAAGCGCATTCTGTAAAAAATGAAAATCAAAGGCCACGTTGTGCCCTACAAGCACTACGTCATCCAGCAGCGGCACGAGCTCCATCATCATCTCGTCCAGCTCTGGCGCATCCTGCACATCGTTATCGGTTATACCTGTCAGACCCGTAATAAAAGAAGGAATCGGTGTTCCGGGCTTGACAAAGGAACCATACACCCGGGAGATGGTCCGGTCTTCTTCAATTATGGCCAGGCCAACCTGGATGATCTCACCCACGGATTGGGTGCCCGTTGTTTCGAAATCAAGCACGGCAAATTTCATTATAAGTTCTATTCCCTTTCACTTGAGGCTCTTTATCAGCATAACAGAAGTTGCGAAAAAAGGCGATGCACCCCGGTCTTCGCGGATGCATCGCTTAAGAGGAGAAACCTATGATTACAAAAGCTCAACCAACTGATTTCCAAATTGCAGCTTGCCTCCCCGCCTGCGGCACACCTCCAGATTGACTGGTGGCTCCGGCAGAGCGGGGTCATGCTGCAGGGAGAGATCAAATAGTTCCCTTGCTTCGCCAAAGCGCTCCTGAGTGGCTCTGATGCACCCCATGGCGTTATAGATCATCGCCTTCAGCTTGGCTTCCCGGATCAGGGCCAGCATATGGTCCAGATGCCTCCAAGCGCTCTCCCCTTCACCTTCCTGCAGATAAGCCATCGCCAGATACAGACGGGCAGCCAGACTATCCGGGTGCCGTGCAATCACTTCCTTAAACTGGTCAATACATTTACGGTACATTAGCAGCTTGTAGTAGCCCTGTCCACGGACAAAGGCATCCATTGACAGCTCTGCAGCCTCCAATGGCGGCTCCGGGCTGTCTTCAGGCTCCAGCGTGAAATCGGCCTGCTCCCGGAACTGGCTGAGCTTCTCGGCGAAGAGCAGCCATTCGTCCATCACGTTATCACTTAGCCGGTGCAGCATATTGTATTTGCATAAAAGCTCGTTTCGGCGGGCACCCTCCGCAGTAGGGTAATCAGTTACGATCTCACGAAGCACCTTATTCATTTCAGCAAACAAATGTTGAAACACGGGACCACCCCACCTCACTGAAGATGAAATCAGCTTAAGCTTGCCTGACTTCATTTTCTGCGAGAACGGGTACTTTCATCCCTGCCAATCAATACATGACTGAAGCGCACGAATTAGACAATCGTAGCATGGAGCTCATGATCGGCCAGCTTCACTGCGTGGTTATGCTCATCGACGAACACAACGGTTGGCTTATGAGCAGCCAGCTCCTCCGAGGACAGCATGGCATAAGAAATAATAATTACGGTGTCGCCCGGATGTACGAGCCTCGCTGCAGCACCGTTCAGGCAGATCACACCGCTTCCGCGCGGGCCAGGAATCACATAAGTTTCCAGACGGGAGCCGTTGTTATTGTCGACAATCTGGACCTTCTCATTCTCCAGCAGATCAGCTGCTTCCATCAGATTCTCATCTATGGTAATGCTGCCCACATAATTCAGATTCGCTTCGGTCACCGTCGCACGGTGGATCTTGGATTTCATCATATGTCTAAACAAGTGCAGCAGCCTCCTTCGGAATAAATACATTGTTGTCGATCAGGCGGGTTCTGCCGAACTTAACGGCAAGCGCCATAATAATCTCTCCGGGCACTGAAGCCAGAGTTTCGTTGTCTCCCAGGTTCTCCAGATCGGGAAAAGTTAATACTTCGGCATAATCAATCTCGGCAAGACGAGAGGTTGAAATCTCAGATACCAGCACCTGGCGCACTTCGGATGCGGTTCTCGCCCGGCCATCCAGAATGGCCTCGCGCGCAGCACGGAGCGAACGGGACAATACCAGCGCCTCTTCCCGCTGTTCTCCAGACAGATACACATTGCGCGAGCTAAGCGCAAGGCCATCGGCCTCACGGACAATCGGACAAGCGACAATTTCTACCGGCATGTTCAGGTCGGATACCATCCGGCGCAGCACAGCCACCTGCTGGGCATCCTTCAGTCCGAAGAACGCATAATCCGGCTGCACCATATGCAGCAGCTTGCTGACTACGGTAGTCACGCCGTCAAAATGTCCGGGACGCGAAGCCCCGCACAGCTGCGTAGTTAATGAAGCCACTGAAACTGTAGTACGGATCGCCTGCGGATACATTTCCTCTACAGTGGGAATAAACACGATATCTGCGCCTTCGCGCTCGGCAAGCTCCAGATCCCGCTGCTCATCGCGCGGATAGGAGGCGAAGTCTTCATTGGGACCAAACTGCAGCGGATTGACGAAAATGCTCATCACTACCGTGTTGCTCAGCTCTCCGGCCCGCCGCAGCAGGCTGGCATGTCCTTCATGCAAATAACCCATCGTTGGCACAAATCCAATGGGGCTGTGGCCCCCGCTCCGCATATATTCCAGCGCTTCGCGCAGCTGCTCTACAGTTCTGACCACTCTCATTATGATTTCGCTCCTTTGGTTACGGCAGCGCCGTATAGGGATTCCAGCACACTTTCATCGGCGCCGAATACATGGCTCTCCTCCGGAAAAGTACGCTGCTTGACCTCCTGCACATACTGGCTGATCCCCTCACGGATCAGGCTGCCTATATCGGCATAGGTTTTGACAAAACGTTTCTCCCGGTAATCCGCCGTGTAGCGCAGCAGGTCATGATAGACCAGCACCTGACCGTCGCAATAACGGCCTGCACCAATGCCAATGGTTGGGATCGAAAGCGCTTTGGAGATGGCCGCTGCCACCTCTTCGGTCACCAGCTCCAGCAAAATGGCAAAAGCCCCGGCCGCTTCCAGCGCCAGCGCCTCATCCATCAGCCGCTGGGCATCCTTGGCATCCTTGCCCTGGATGCGGTAGCCGCCGATCATGTTGACCGACTGCGGGGTAAGCCCGATATGGCCCATAACGGGAACTCCGGCCGCAGCCAGTGCAGATACGGTGGAGCAGATTTCCAGGCCGCCTTCCATCTTGACGGCGTGGGCCCCCCCTTCCTGCATCAGGCGGCGGACGCCGCGCAGGGTCTCGTCAATACTTCCGTGATAGGTCATAAACGGCATGTCCGCCAAAATAAACGTATGCTGTGCTGCCCGGGTGACGGAGCGGGTATGATACACCATGTCATCTATGGTTACCGGCAGGGTGCTGTCATAGCCCAGCACTACATTTCCCAGCGAATCGCCGACCAGAATCAGGTCGATTCCTGCTTCTTCGGCCAACCGGGCCGAAGGATAATCATAAGCGGTCAGCATGCTCAGCGGCACACCTTCCGTTTTCATTTTTTTCATTTTGACAATATTTAACGCCTGCTTGTTTGCCATTGCTCTCCATTCCCCTTTTCCCAGTTAAATACGCGTAAACGCGCAAACAAAAAAACCTCTTAGCATGTTCCGCTAAAAAGGTCCGAAGGGCAAAAAAGAGTCACTCGCGATCGTCCCTTCTGTCTCGGTCCTTACGGCTCAGAGCAGAATCCAACGTAACCGTCAAACGCAGTTATGATGGTGCATCCCAATAACAAATTCTTGATTATTCCATTTACAGCAAGAGTACAGCTCGACATTCGATACCGCCTCTGCCGCTAGTATACCAAAAAAAATGGAGAAATACACTAAAAAATCGATCCCTCCCAAACCCTCCCTTCCAAGGGAGGGTTTGGGAGGGCTGCACCCTCTGGACACCCGCAAGCTTGGCGAATGAGCCTGGCGGTACTGTGATTAGGTGGGTGGGGTGGAAAGATCGCTTATCCCTACGGGACCGCTTGAACGCCGCGGGGCTGGCCTGCTCTCCCTGACGGGATGCACGGCCGGGGGGGAAGTTCAAAGGCAGGCTGTTCCTTCGGAATGCGCAAGACTCTAAGAGCGAAAGCGGGCTGTTCCTTCGGAATGCGCAAGACCTTAAGGGCGAAAGCGGGCTGCTCCTTCGGAATGCGCAAGACCTTAAGGGCGAAAGCAGGCTGTTCCTTCGGAATGCGCAAGACCTTAAGGGCGAAAGCGGGCTGTTCCTTCGGAATGCGCAAGACCTTAAGGCCGAAAGCGGGCTGTTCCTTCGGAATGCGCAAGACCTTAAGGGCGAAAGCGGGCTGTTCCTCCGGAATGCGCAAGATCTAATCCACAACAAAAGAAAATCATTATTTGCTATACAACAAGAAAAAACGGTTTCGCCATCCTCTGCAAGAGGTGGCATCCGTTTTTTCGAGGAATTAGTATATTTCAACTGAAACCTGTGATAGGAGGCAATTAAGTGCGATTTCAGCCGAAACGTCCATCAGCAGACGAATACGTGCAAATCTGGTTACTGCTTAGGCCCTGGCGAGGATGTAGGGCAGCGACACCGTCAAGAAGCTTCAGAGTAAATTAGATGCGAAACTGCAACTAATTTTTGCTGCAAACCCTGTCAGGGAGCAAATAAGTGCGAAACTGGTTACTACTTAGGTTCTTGCCAGGAATTTAGAGTCTGCCCTGGAACTTTTCGAGTAATTTGATGGGAAACTGGTTACTCCTTAGGGCCAGTCAGGATGTGTAGGGAAATTCTACCGCTAATTGTACGAAAGTTGGGGAATCTCATGAGAGGATAGGGAGTTTCTACCACTAATGACACCCTATGGGCTCCAAAATGCCCTCGATAGACGATTTAGTGGTAACTTTTCCCTATATGCCATAGATTATCGATCATTAGCCCTTAATTAACGGTAGTTTTTCCCCATAGCCACCTATATTTTTCTCTTTCGATGGCGCCAATCTGCTTGGGGAAGGCCCGAGTCCTAAGCAGTAATCGAAACTGCAACTAAATTCAGCTGAAACATCAATGTAGAGTGTTGCATAAGAGCTTTCAGAGAATTAGATGCGAATCTGCATTTAATTTCAGCTGAAATTCCTGTTAGCGGAGAAATAAGTGCGAATCTGCAACTATTTTCAAGGAAAACGTTTGTTTAACGCTCAAAACTCGAAATTAGATGCGTATTCGCACTTATTTGCTCCAAAACAGAAAAAATCGGTGAATTAGGTGCGTTTTCGCACTTAAATCGCTGGCTGGACTAAGGTGGTGTTCAAGAAATCACATCTTGGATGCTCCTATCTTATGGAGACCTAAGCAGCAACCCGTTTCGCAACTAAATGTTCGGCTCCTTAAAGGAGTCCTAAGTAGTAACCGAAACTGCAAGGACATATCGCATACAGGGGTTGTAGCACCCCGCTGTCATATTAGTTCAATCTCACCTGAACACACACTGCTCACCGTTCCATCCGGCCCCTGAAGCAGCAGAAACCCCTGCTCATCCATGCCTACAGCGATTCCTTTTCGTCTGCCCTCAGGGCTGTTTGTCGCAATCTGACGGCCCAGCGTAACCGACATCGCTTCCCAGCGGAGCTGGACCGGAGCGAAGCCACGCTCCAGATACAGCGTGTATAGAGCCTCCAGCTCGGCAAGCACCACACCAGCCAGCACGGAACGGTCCACGGGTCGGCCTCCGCGTTCCAGCAGCAGCGAGGTGCCGACACCACGAAGCTCCTCGGGATAATCGTCTGCGTCCAGATTCACCGCAATGCCAATGCCCGCGATACAGTAGTGCAGCTCGCCCTCATGGAGAGAGGATTCAAGCAGGATGCCGCAGATTTTGCGGCCGCCAGCCAGCAGGTCGTTGGGCCATTTAATCCCGGCCTCCACCCCGCTGACCTTGCGGATTGCAGTGCATACGGCTACCCCGGCCAGCAGTGTCAGCTGGGGGGTCAGCAGCAGCGGCAGCTGCGGCCGGAGCACAACACTCATCCAGATGCCTTTGCCCTTCGGAGAATGCCATTTGCGGCCCATCCGGCCCCTGCCGCCGGTCTGTTCCTCCGCTATAACCGCCGTTCCTTCCGGTGCGCCGCTCTCCGCCAGCTGCTTCGCTTCCTCCTGGGTGGAGAGCACGCTCTCCAGCAGATGCACCTTGCCGCTCCAGCAGGACGCAGCGGTCTCTCTGTCGATTGTCGCCGGAGACAAGGCTTCATAGCTGTTCATGTTCAATCATCCTTTTCGCTTCCTGCAGCAGGGATTGGTTGTCGTTTCGGATGTCGCCGCAGGCGGCCGCATGAAGCAGGCCGCTTAAGATCGCCCCGACCCACGGGCCGGGGCGTCTCTGCAATGCCTGCGCCAGCTCGCCACCGCTCACGGCGAGCTGCGCCAGCGTGGACAGCGGCATCTCCGCTGTCCAGCTCTGCGCCGCCACGCGCAGCGGCGGCGCATCCGGGGCAGCGGCGTCCCGCTCCGCCGCAGGCAGCGCCGCCAGCACGGTCAGCCAGCCTGCGGCGGCTTCCGTGCCATGGCGCAGCACGGCGGCGATCCAGCGCCGCCGCAGGGCCTCTGTGCCGCCGGGTTCCCCGGGCGGCACCTCCAGCAGCGCGGTCCACGCTTCGCGGACGCGCAGCACTCCGGCGACGGCGCTACGCGTCGCCCCCGGGAACGTCCATGCCCGCAGCAATCCGTCGGCCTCCTCGGCCGGGGTGCCCAGGGCATGGAGCAGCAGCGCCCACCGCAGATGGGCGCTCTGCAGTTCCCCGATCCCGGACACCCCGGCGGCGGCTGCCGCCAGGGTGCTTCCGGTCCAGGGGAACGGGGCTTTGCCGCGCGGCAGCAGCCCGCTGCGCGACAGCAGACCCAGGCCGCGCACAGGATGCGGCCCCTCCACGATGCGCTCCAGCTCCGCGCGCACGCGCTCTGCGGCAATATGCGCCAGCAGGTCACGCTGGCGCAGCAGCCCCCGCCACGTGTTCTTGGCGATGGCGAAATCCAGCACTGCCGCGAAGCGCAGGCAGCGCAGCATCCTCAGCGCATCCTCCTCGAAGCGCTCGCGCGCGTCGCCTACGCAGCGGATGCGGCCGAGCTCCAAATCCCGCTCGCCGCCGAACGGGTCTACCAGCAGGCCATCCGGCCCGCAGCAGATCGCATTGATCGTGAAATCGCGGCGGCGCAGATCCTCCGTCACATCAGTAACAAAGCTCACCTGCTCCGGACGGCGATGATCGGCATACCCACTCTCGGTGCGGTAGGTGGTCACCTCAAACCCTTGGCCGTCCTCCAGCACCGTGACCGTACCATGCGCAATCCCGGTGGGAATTACGCGGGGGAACAGCGCAGTCACTTCATCCGGGTGGGCGGAGGTTGTAATATCCATATCATGCACCGGCCTGCCCAGCAGCTCATCGCGAATGCATCCGCCTACCCAATAGGCTTCATGACCGCTGCGAATCAGTCCGGTGATCACCTTCTCTGCTGCCGCCGCCATGGCGGCAGGGGCCATTGTCCATTCCATCCTGTACTCCTTACCCCCGGACGGCATCCATCCGGGTTACCTTGCGACCCAGCACACGGTAATAGATATCTTCATATTGATTGGTAATAACGTCCCTGCTGAAATCATTGCAGGAACGCTCCAGACAGGCTATGCGGAACCGTTCCGCCAGCTGATCGTCCGAGAGGATGCGGATCGCATAGTCCGCCATCGCAGCCGTATCGCCGATCGGAGCCAGGAATCCGGTCTTGCCATGCTGGATCAGCTCGGGAATCCCTCCGGTCTGAGAGCCAACCGTTGGCACACCGCAAGCCATCGCTTCCAGGGCTACCAGACCGAAGCTCTCCTTCTCCGAAGGCAGCAGCAGCAGATCGGCCATCGAGATCACCTGGGCAATCTCGTCCTGCTTGCCGAGGAAGCGCACCTTGTCCTCCAGGCCCATCTCATTGATTTTGGCCTGGATCTTGGGCAGCTCGGGACCTTCACCCACCAGCAGAAGCCGGGAAGGCAGCTCCTTGCTGACCTTCGCAAAAATATCCACCACATCCTGCACCCGCTTCACCGGTCGGAAGTTGGAAATATGCATCAGGATCTTCTCATCCGGGTAGCGAAGTCCCCGCGCAGATTCGATACATCCCGGGGGTAATAGACGCGTTTGTCCACAAAATTGTATGTCAGATCAATATCCCTTGTAATATCAAGCGCTCTCCGCGTCTCGTTGATGAGATCCTGGGAGACTGCAGTCACCGCATCACTCTCATTTATGCCAAGCCGAATCAGGTCTTTGAGCGATTCATCCTGGCCCAGCACCGTAATATCAGTACCATGAAGTGTGGTGACGACCTTCATATCGTTGCCTAGCATTTGCTTAGCAAGGAATGCACACACCGCGTGAGGAACCGCATAATGCACATGAAGCAGATCCAGGTCCTGCATTTTGGCCACCTGGGCCATCTTTGTTGCCAGTGCCAGATCATAAGGGGGATAGCGAAACACATAATAATCGTTGACCTCAACCTCATGGTAGAAAATGTTCTTCTGAAACGTCCCCAGCCGGAATGGGACACTGTGTGTTATAAAATGGACCTCATGGCCCTTTTCGGCCAGCAGCTTGCCCAATTCAGTCGCCACTACACCCGAACCGCCAAGAGACGGATAACAGGTAATGCCTATTTTTAACAACCGATCCATCGCCCTGTCTCCTTCTTTGACTGAATAGTATATAACTTATATTAACCGCGCTGTTCCTGCAGGATCGCCTTTAAGAAGGTAATTACCGCCGTCTTCCAGCCAAATCGTATAATCCAGAGGCTGCCTCCGGCACCATGCAACAGAATAATTTTGGAGTGTTGCTCCTGCCACAGGCAGCCTGTCAATATGAATGTCCCCGCGCTCCCATGCCCACCATTCTTCCGAGGGCAGACGGTCTGCGGTCAGCCGAATCTCTTCGGGGAAAAATCTCTGAACCTTCTGCCAATAGAGTACAGACTCATTATACGATAACTTGGAGCGCCGAGAAGAGGAAGATGACATTCAGCTCACTTCTTCCTGGCAGTACCGGTTACAAACAGATCCACAGTGTGCGGGATCTTGGTTGCAAACGCCTCTGCATACGGAATGAGCCTCCGTTGCCCCAGCAGCATGTCCCTGGCACGGACCCGTTCTATATACCCTTCGTTCAAGGGCGTAGACACTGTATCCTCGCCGTCAATCTTCT
This window encodes:
- the dinG gene encoding ATP-dependent DNA helicase DinG codes for the protein MKFAVLDFETTGTQSVGEIIQVGLAIIEEDRTISRVYGSFVKPGTPIPSFITGLTGITDNDVQDAPELDEMMMELVPLLDDVVLVGHNVAFDFHFLQNALDRCGYLPFQGRILDTIDFLKICFPSLTSYQLGAVSANFGVEHERPHQADSDALATALILLKCIEELYELPLLTIQRISELLSGQDSDLGWYFDGLLHEREMETFQPENGLTFYRQLALAVGDWAELAPPRAESDPNPLLKLSFTEYMEEVTRLLKETLPHYESREAQDIMIAEVMAALAEDKHMLIEAGTGTGKSLGYLLPAIYQSVRSGEKVMVSTHTINLQDQLRERDIPLLTQVVPFPFKAAVFKGRGHYLCLRKFEHRINKRDFVSPREDALIAAQMMVWLTQTESGDDEELNLSGRGGDFWETVASDTDSCQGRSCPWFRKCYYHRAKHEAGIADVVVTNHSKLFADVKAGHQLLPAYEHLVIDEAHHLEDVAGKHLGMHMKHFTVQHTLLRLYKDSKNGQLPALRQILQSSGSEQASEWSLTIDTLYPDLLTVKESWDTLSEKLFALLPERSDAGAGEAGQLVLRLVPGSKPNDWDELTKLENGMYLALSDIIRKGDKMLSDMREQEGQSSADGLVTDISGLFKDLAGIREQVRFFMGLNDDNIVYWLEANGNYRSKSLQMYAVPVDVSSQLKELFFDKKKSIVLTSATLSVDKSFQFMIDNLGLNETAEEGRLKTVLLPSPFKYREQALLVIPRDFPSVKGSVGDARFVNTLVQSLAEAAEATRGRMMVLFTSYRMLRQVYDPLKEALASKEISVLGQGVEGGSRSKLIRRFQDSSASVLLGTSSFWEGVDIPGEALTCLAIVRLPFQPPNHPLAEAKAELLQAQKKNPFMKLSVPQAVIRFKQGFGRLVRTAQDRGIVIVYDTRVIESYYGKYFLYSLPGPKMEHMRTDQMVPRIAEWLEEGGVS
- the panB gene encoding 3-methyl-2-oxobutanoate hydroxymethyltransferase; the encoded protein is MANKQALNIVKMKKMKTEGVPLSMLTAYDYPSARLAEEAGIDLILVGDSLGNVVLGYDSTLPVTIDDMVYHTRSVTRAAQHTFILADMPFMTYHGSIDETLRGVRRLMQEGGAHAVKMEGGLEICSTVSALAAAGVPVMGHIGLTPQSVNMIGGYRIQGKDAKDAQRLMDEALALEAAGAFAILLELVTEEVAAAISKALSIPTIGIGAGRYCDGQVLVYHDLLRYTADYREKRFVKTYADIGSLIREGISQYVQEVKQRTFPEESHVFGADESVLESLYGAAVTKGAKS
- the panC gene encoding pantoate--beta-alanine ligase, with amino-acid sequence MRVVRTVEQLREALEYMRSGGHSPIGFVPTMGYLHEGHASLLRRAGELSNTVVMSIFVNPLQFGPNEDFASYPRDEQRDLELAEREGADIVFIPTVEEMYPQAIRTTVSVASLTTQLCGASRPGHFDGVTTVVSKLLHMVQPDYAFFGLKDAQQVAVLRRMVSDLNMPVEIVACPIVREADGLALSSRNVYLSGEQREEALVLSRSLRAAREAILDGRARTASEVRQVLVSEISTSRLAEIDYAEVLTFPDLENLGDNETLASVPGEIIMALAVKFGRTRLIDNNVFIPKEAAALV
- the panD gene encoding aspartate 1-decarboxylase → MFRHMMKSKIHRATVTEANLNYVGSITIDENLMEAADLLENEKVQIVDNNNGSRLETYVIPGPRGSGVICLNGAAARLVHPGDTVIIISYAMLSSEELAAHKPTVVFVDEHNHAVKLADHELHATIV
- a CDS encoding biotin--[acetyl-CoA-carboxylase] ligase, translating into MNSYEALSPATIDRETAASCWSGKVHLLESVLSTQEEAKQLAESGAPEGTAVIAEEQTGGRGRMGRKWHSPKGKGIWMSVVLRPQLPLLLTPQLTLLAGVAVCTAIRKVSGVEAGIKWPNDLLAGGRKICGILLESSLHEGELHYCIAGIGIAVNLDADDYPEELRGVGTSLLLERGGRPVDRSVLAGVVLAELEALYTLYLERGFAPVQLRWEAMSVTLGRQIATNSPEGRRKGIAVGMDEQGFLLLQGPDGTVSSVCSGEIELI
- a CDS encoding CCA tRNA nucleotidyltransferase translates to MEWTMAPAAMAAAAEKVITGLIRSGHEAYWVGGCIRDELLGRPVHDMDITTSAHPDEVTALFPRVIPTGIAHGTVTVLEDGQGFEVTTYRTESGYADHRRPEQVSFVTDVTEDLRRRDFTINAICCGPDGLLVDPFGGERDLELGRIRCVGDARERFEEDALRMLRCLRFAAVLDFAIAKNTWRGLLRQRDLLAHIAAERVRAELERIVEGPHPVRGLGLLSRSGLLPRGKAPFPWTGSTLAAAAAGVSGIGELQSAHLRWALLLHALGTPAEEADGLLRAWTFPGATRSAVAGVLRVREAWTALLEVPPGEPGGTEALRRRWIAAVLRHGTEAAAGWLTVLAALPAAERDAAAPDAPPLRVAAQSWTAEMPLSTLAQLAVSGGELAQALQRRPGPWVGAILSGLLHAAACGDIRNDNQSLLQEAKRMIEHEQL